One Glycine max cultivar Williams 82 chromosome 8, Glycine_max_v4.0, whole genome shotgun sequence genomic window, ACAAATGCAACAAAGAAGTGaaagaaacttaaaaattaaaacaataataaaagaaaaaccaactagaaagaagaaaaacaaacaaacgtgtaaattaaaattctagaaaaaaaaaataaatgttatttttgtggcACACTAATACGCCTTTTTCCTCTATTGTAAAATTTCTCTTTAAACACATTAGTAGTTGAAATACGCagaaataacaacaacaacaaaaataccaTCATGCAAAtgtcaaatatttaaaagaataaaaatatattcaaagagatttaaaaagattgagaaatttaccttgaagaaaaaataaataaagaagttagaagaaaatgaagctATAAAAccaagattaaataaaaaaagagagttaaaatatattttttgacaggaaaaagagtttttttttttttttttacggaaaGAGAGTTAAAAGACGaagcttaaaataaattactaaaacTAACGATAATAAATATACCACtaggaaaagaagaataaaaatacataaaaaaatatttttaaaacaaaaaaaaacattaaactttattttttgaaccataataatataaaacatgtACCTTCTTTTGCAAAAGTACTTCTTCAAATTACTTTTATGTTATTTCCACAGTTGAAAGAAAAGTATTGTATGTTTTACATAAagattgattattattttttggttaaagtGTATCGCCATTGTTTCAGATGACCTAAATACAAATACAAACTctacaaaaagaaacaagttctacaaaaaaaaaaagtacaattaaGATGACCTAATTGACTAATTCATGTGGTTAAATAGATGCGTAAGTTTtactttttctatttctataaataaaatcagattttgggaATTCATGTGGTTAATTGACactttattagtttattttaggtATAAAGAAAAATCAGATTTAGGGAAAGATAAAGGCAGTTAAGGTGAGTGATTGGGTTGGGGGAAAACACAATCATTCTGTTCTCTTAACCTAACCGGAGTAGTGATAGTATTAGTATCAATTCCCCCACTATTCCATTCTAGTAttctattttatctctttttctttcttcgttTTCAAAACTCTTTCCAACAACTCAGAAACCAAAGCACTCGCTTCTccttcactctctctctctctctctcataggCGTGCAGGTGCAATGGCGGGTGCGATGAATATGAAAGTCGACAAGATTCGTCAAATCGTGCGTCTCAAACAGCTTATGACGCGCTGGAAGCACATCAGCCTCCGCCGCCGCTCCGACGACGAACCCTCCGCCGCGCGCCGCCCTCCCCCCGGCTTCATCTTCGTCTATGTGGGCACCGAACGCACTCGCTTCGCCATCCCTGCGCGCTTCCTTAACCTCGCGCTCTTCGATGGCCTCCTCAAACAAACCGAAGAAGAGTTCGGACTCCGAGGTAACGGCGGTTTGGTCCTTCCCTGCCAGGTCGCGTTGTTCACTAACGTCGTTAAGTATCTCCACAAGGACGAACACAAGTACGGAAAACTCTCTCTCGAAGATTTCGTTAGCATGGTTTCGGATGACACTGACGTGGCAGCCTCCGATTCCTGTAAGGAAAACGTCGTCGTTTTTGCCCCTCTGCTCCAGAAAGCGGAGGTTTGACATTCTCGATTGCGATTTCGATTGATATTTCCTTTGTTAGGCTCCGAATTTGTAAATGGAACCCAGGAAATTTGTAAAATCTCTTTTTTACCCCCATGTAATGAAATGGGGTTTTTTTAGTTCTACTCATCCTTGGATCCGTTCCCCCAAAAATTTTAGTGGGTGGGTTTCAATGAGATGTCTTTGAACTAGTCCTTAGGCTTTGCCGCTTTGGGTTATCTTTCACTATTTGTTACAACGGATGCCCAATTTCATGATGATGATCAATTTTTAGCGATCAATGAAGAATTTTATGAGAACCATGGATCTGTGTTATACTCtacatttgtgtttttttttttttgaattttatatatcatttgcTTGCATAGTCTTCCCTTTAATGAATGCACCAAATTACTCACAACGAGAGAGTACCAGAAATTATTTCTGCTTAATCGATAACACCAGTTTTTGAATCTTAAATATGCAGTTATAACAAATGTTTAGGAGAAAAGTTTTATCATTCACAGATATTCTAATTGACtagagtaaaattattttttttgttgttgagatTCTGGAGAATAGTCTTGGGTAATATTGTCTTGCATGATGAACAGAATTATTTTTTGGTACATAGATGTGGCCTCagcaaaatgaaatttcaaaaataacattctaactaacatttttattgttttagatattaaattgattaatgcttttattttctaagaacacAGTTTTTTAGTTTAGAATGATTTAGTCCAATTCAAATAAGATTGTATCTTTTATGGAGAATACAAATGTAGTGTTTAGAGATGTGGTATCCGGCAAAAAGTTTTACAGAAACTtgtaacaacaaagaaaaagttttgCAAAAATAACATTCTAACTAACTTTTATATAGTTTtggaaattaaattgattaacactttttttttttttgaaaagcaaaTTGATTAATACTTTTACTTTTCAAGAACACGCAATTATTTTCTGAGTAACGCTTGCTCTGCGTCATTATACTAATTGTGGTATAGAGAAACTATAGATGTTTCTGCAATTAGTTTAGTCACGGAGTAAGCAAAGGTAATCACGTTTCTTTCTCTAATCTGACGTGCATTTTGaaaattagaagaagaagagcCTTGTTTTAGTGAagtgaataaaatcaaaatgagcTGTACCTGGAAAAGTCTAATCTGTCATTCTGTATGGTATTTGAGCAACTAGAGCCACTTTCGTGTTTTTTAATAATACTCAACCTGATTTGTTGTCATTCTTATTATTCTCTATTCTCTATAGTTTCTAAACAGGCACAAAGAGATTCTGTAAAAAATTTCACGTTGTATTTTGGCAAAGGCATCTCTTCTTTCTGTTATGTTATCTAATTTTAGAATTGTATTCTGATGCCTATTAAACCTTACCTTCGACCCTTAGATTCCGCAGATATCAACAAAACACcgctactttattttttttcccttttctttttgtttcttataagaGAAAATGTTGGGCATGTGTCAGTCGTTGGCGTGAGagattccaatgatctttccagttttaaaataaaaaagtgttttcTTCTGCTTTAGCTTAAATTGATCAGATTCTAGTTAAGTTTTTCCACATGACTACAGGTGGTGAATTTGATCAGATTCTCATTCTTTTGTTTGGGCTCTTGAAATTTGTTGCTTCTCTTTGCAAAAATAGCAATCGATATGGATTTTGATCCAGTTCTCATTTGCAACCCTGAAATTTTCTATTTGATCATGATCACTGGGTCCTGTAATTATTGCAtggatgattttttattattacgtACAAGTTGCAAAGCATAAAAAAAGCCTATGCAAAGTTGTTTAACGTTTTAAATATGCAACATCGTAACTGCATTACATGTTTGGAAAAACATCTTATGGCTCATAAATAATCTTTATCtaactcaaataaaataaaagaaaaagaataacatATGAGACCATACATAAATCTGAAAGTAGCTAATAAAgcaaattgtataatttttttatttaaacaacattatattttcgtaagaatttttttagagtATATTTTCGTAAGATATCATCTTAATATTTATTgctgtatttaaaaatatagtatGCAGTATCCACATAATTtagtaattaacattttttaagagGATCAGTTAGGCAATCATAACgaattattctttattaattCTAACGGGTgcataattctttattttttatcataataaacaatataaattataatggcTTATGTCCCTTAACCAAGGATTCGTATTATGGTTGATTTTTTGGCATGAAATAAATTGTGTCGGAGAAAAATACTCACCTCGCTCATGATTCTTAACAAAAACTAAGTACAGCTTCGGTCCGGATTATTTCGTATCAAtacatggtaaaaaaataatgagttttcaataaaaatatactataaatatatttatatctgTGGTAAAATATTCAACCCAAAAAAAGcaatatattagaaaaatatcgTAAAATCCTAGCTTACTAATATTGTTAAGCTCGGATTATCGTTTATCAATGATTTTttaccaatgatttttttttacttttacttaaattgtgatttttggaggaaaaaaaatggGTGGAAGGGTTACACACATGGTCTCACTTAATTGAAGTGGCAAAGGTAGCTTGGCTTTTTGTTGGCCAACTGTGAGGAACTCAATTTgtggaactaaaaaaatactttaaatttgacagactaattttttttttttaattctgggCACTAATacaattgtttttaaatttagtgatttaaaaaattatttttaaaattgaggaTTGAAAAAATTCCTTTTAAATTTGAGGGAAAAAAACTTATCCAAATTTGAGGAATCAGACAAATATTTAACGATGATAACATgtcattaaattttatgttgCAATTGCTAAGGTGACTTATGTTAGCCACGTTTGCAGTTTTGTTAGTGTTGATAGATAGagcttagaaaaaaaaaattcaaaattgaaataaaagattttttctataaatttgggggaacaaaatcaaattcatatgAAATTTCACGGACTGGAAACAAAATTTgaccaaaaacatatatacatatttcaATTGGTATGATATGATGACTAGGATAATGGTAACCAAGAGGGTTGAAGACTATTGTCAAGGTATTGAGAGCAAGAAAATTCAACAtatcaaattgataaaaaaaaaaggcaatgaTCAACTAATCCGTAAGTCTCAAAGTTAATTCATATGAGCTTAatccataaattttttttttcaaaaatatgttttacgaattaatttaaaattaataactcaaATATGAATCAAATTTGTAACTTTCAAATCATTAATCTGATATTCTAACCAAATGAACTAATAatctaattatgttataaaataaataatattattatatataacactaaaaa contains:
- the LOC100793118 gene encoding auxin-responsive protein SAUR50 translates to MAGAMNMKVDKIRQIVRLKQLMTRWKHISLRRRSDDEPSAARRPPPGFIFVYVGTERTRFAIPARFLNLALFDGLLKQTEEEFGLRGNGGLVLPCQVALFTNVVKYLHKDEHKYGKLSLEDFVSMVSDDTDVAASDSCKENVVVFAPLLQKAEV